A genomic segment from Malus domestica chromosome 05, GDT2T_hap1 encodes:
- the LOC139196143 gene encoding uncharacterized protein produces the protein MDKSWLTIPRNFEAYTAGINLFLDQAVANGVGLDKFRCPCKKCCNRYTFVRNIIIEHLILYDMDKDYKNASWRHHGEQNIGEQNVAIGEKETGDEVIGMHDFLNDVFVQPLTEEGVGPSTEPSIGQGRPEEVEIFFRLLEEADQDLWPGCKEFKKLEAVIRLNQIKCLAGMPDKIFTTLLELIKRMLPKGDCLPESCYKAKKLINDLGLTYVKIDACPNDCMIYWKDSSDLTVCSVCGESRYKITNAAERSRKKIAAKVMWYFPLKPRLQRFFMLKHTAEHMRWHAIECPKDEFMRHPSDSPAWKHLDNLYPDFA, from the coding sequence ATGGACAAGAGTTGGTTGACGATACCCCGAAATTTTGAAGCGTATACAGctggaattaatttgtttttggatcaagCAGTTGCAAATGGTGTTGGTCTTGATAAGTTTAGATGTCCTTGCAAAAAATGTTGTAATCGATATACTTTTGTTAGGAACATTATTATTGAACATCTCATattgtatgatatggataaagatTATAAAAATGCTTCCTGGCGACATCATGGCGAGCAAAACATTGGAGAGCAAAATGTGGCAATTGGAGAAAAAGAAACAGGagatgaggtgattggcatgcaTGACTTTCTTAATGATGTATTTGTCCAACCATTAACAGAAGAAGGTGTTGGGCCGTCTACTGAACCGTCTATTGGGCAAGGGCgtccagaagaggtggagatttTTTTTAGGTTGCTTGAAGAGGCAGATCAAGATTTGTGGCCAGGGTGTAAGGAGTTTAAGAAATTAGAAGCAGTTATAAGACTGAATCAGATCAAGTGTTTAGCGGGAATGCCAGACAAGATCTTCACAACTTTACTGGAGTTAATTAAAAGAATGTTGCCTAAAGGGGATTGTTTGCCTGAATCTTGTTATAAGgcaaaaaaacttataaatgaCCTGGGTCTGACGTATGTGAAAATTGATGCATGTCCCAATGATTGCATGATCTATTGGAAAGATAGTTCGGATTTGACCGTGTGCTCGGTTTGTGgtgaatcaagatataaaattACCAACGCAGCAGAGAGGTCAAGAAAAAAGATCGCAGCTAAGGTTATGtggtattttcctttaaaaccacGATTGCAACGATTTTTTATGTTGAAGCATACTGCTGAACATATGAGGTGGCATGCAATTGAATGTCCTAAAGATGAGTTTATGAGACATCCTTCAGATTCTCCAGCATGGAAGCATTTGGATAATTTATATCCAGATTTTGCATAA